From one uncultured Paludibacter sp. genomic stretch:
- a CDS encoding membrane hypothetical protein (Evidence 5 : Unknown function): MQSRIISSAMKYALILGAFFSLNFLFAVSQNSFLILLSNLILILSIVYTYRFTVRYRDIENNGAISYGYAFLYILLLYFFASIIAGAVVLIYCKFVNPAYLLSMMEDPNMQKSISIVTSMMGISEKQVEESLNLLLSPTTYALQYIWGNTFLGVIVGLVLAVFVKKNAHNS, encoded by the coding sequence ATGCAATCAAGAATAATTTCTTCGGCAATGAAATACGCGTTGATTTTAGGTGCCTTTTTTTCTTTAAATTTTCTTTTTGCCGTTTCACAAAACTCTTTTTTGATTCTTTTAAGTAATTTAATTTTAATTCTTTCCATTGTTTATACTTATCGTTTTACGGTTAGATATCGGGATATAGAAAACAATGGAGCTATAAGTTACGGATATGCATTTTTATATATCTTATTGCTTTATTTCTTTGCATCCATTATTGCAGGAGCGGTGGTATTAATTTATTGTAAATTTGTAAATCCTGCATATTTGTTGTCCATGATGGAAGATCCGAATATGCAAAAATCTATTTCTATTGTAACTTCAATGATGGGTATTTCAGAAAAACAGGTTGAAGAAAGTTTAAATTTACTCCTTTCGCCTACAACTTATGCTCTGCAATATATTTGGGGAAATACATTTTTAGGAGTTATAGTTGGATTGGTACTTGCTGTTTTTGTCAAAAAAAACGCTCATAACTCTTAA
- a CDS encoding putative Alpha amylase catalytic domain / Fn3-associated multi-domain protein (Evidence 3 : Putative function from multiple computational evidences) has product MVISNFEAQNTYINTYFNLIIMKKTFITLFALFLFFYPTFIKAQAPAQATDVMLQAFYWDSYSDSKWTTLNSQASELAQSFTMLWLPPSGDANSPYSNTMGYTDVYWFKQNSSFGTQTELQTLISNLKSQGTRCIADIVINHRNGVTSWTDFPSETYNGVTYTWGSWAICNSDECVAAGYAATGAPEGYKPDGTRCDDFGGARDLDHSNVTVQNTIKAYLQFMKNDMGYDGWRYDMTKGYPANYTAMYNDAAGAYYSVGEYWDGAYDPQVAWIDATSKKSTTFDWSFKYALNNASGGDLTKLVWTYNGANQPAGIIHNPNYRRYATTFIDNHDTYRDSNKFTGDVLMANAFMICSPGIPCVFLPHWKQYKSQIQAMIAARRAVQVHSESAVTVNQSASNLYVATVTGKTGSLIVKLGSGSYSAPSDYTLATSGNDYAIWTKGGSVLPILTVTPASGTYITGQTVTMTATGSADIYYTSDGTTPTSSSTKYTSPITLPVGPTTVKAIAINANGSSSVTSNSYTIVDKKTSITVRFKAPTTWTSVDVYVWEVINGTASELLGKWPGTAVTKDAAGYYTYTVTNFTQPTINVIFNNANKGEQTVDLSTTDNICWNVGSVAATSPNVKYNADVDASCVTAVEKIPADNWKIYPNPTSGILHLDLPETVNKVVISSVLGAKIKELEVMSKQIDISSYPSGMYFITISDNNGAVSTKPIMKK; this is encoded by the coding sequence ATGGTTATATCTAACTTTGAGGCGCAAAACACTTACATAAATACTTATTTTAATTTAATAATCATGAAAAAAACATTTATTACTCTATTTGCACTTTTTCTATTTTTCTATCCAACCTTTATTAAAGCACAAGCCCCGGCACAAGCTACCGACGTAATGTTGCAGGCATTTTATTGGGATTCTTATTCCGATTCAAAATGGACTACGTTGAATTCTCAGGCAAGTGAACTGGCACAAAGTTTCACTATGCTTTGGCTTCCTCCCAGCGGTGATGCAAACTCACCTTACAGTAACACAATGGGCTATACAGATGTTTACTGGTTCAAACAAAACAGCAGTTTTGGTACTCAAACCGAACTACAAACATTGATTTCCAATCTTAAATCGCAAGGAACGCGTTGTATTGCCGATATAGTAATTAACCACCGGAATGGTGTAACAAGCTGGACAGATTTTCCTTCGGAAACTTACAACGGTGTAACTTATACGTGGGGAAGTTGGGCAATTTGCAATAGTGATGAATGCGTTGCTGCAGGTTATGCCGCTACCGGAGCGCCTGAAGGATACAAGCCCGATGGTACCAGATGTGACGATTTCGGAGGAGCGCGAGATTTAGACCATTCAAATGTAACGGTTCAAAATACAATAAAAGCATATCTTCAGTTTATGAAAAATGATATGGGATATGATGGTTGGCGTTATGATATGACCAAAGGTTATCCCGCGAATTATACAGCAATGTATAATGATGCCGCCGGAGCTTATTATTCCGTAGGAGAATATTGGGACGGAGCTTATGATCCACAAGTTGCATGGATTGATGCTACAAGTAAAAAATCAACTACTTTTGATTGGTCTTTCAAATATGCACTAAATAATGCATCAGGCGGTGACCTTACAAAACTCGTATGGACATACAACGGTGCAAATCAACCTGCCGGAATAATTCATAATCCTAATTATAGAAGATACGCTACCACATTTATCGATAATCATGACACATATAGAGATTCAAATAAATTTACCGGCGATGTGTTAATGGCAAATGCTTTTATGATTTGTTCTCCCGGAATTCCTTGTGTGTTTTTACCTCACTGGAAACAATACAAATCTCAAATTCAAGCGATGATTGCAGCTCGTAGAGCAGTTCAAGTTCACAGCGAAAGCGCTGTTACCGTAAATCAATCGGCTTCAAATTTATATGTGGCTACTGTTACAGGAAAAACAGGAAGTTTAATTGTAAAATTGGGTAGTGGAAGTTATTCGGCTCCATCTGATTATACTTTGGCAACTTCGGGAAATGATTATGCAATTTGGACTAAAGGTGGAAGTGTATTGCCAATTCTTACGGTAACTCCTGCTTCCGGAACTTATATAACAGGACAAACAGTAACAATGACAGCTACGGGAAGCGCGGATATATATTACACCAGCGATGGAACGACACCCACTTCAAGTTCCACAAAATATACTTCACCAATTACTCTTCCTGTAGGTCCTACTACAGTAAAAGCAATTGCAATTAATGCAAATGGTTCTTCTTCGGTAACTTCAAATAGTTATACAATTGTTGATAAAAAAACAAGCATAACTGTTCGTTTCAAAGCTCCAACAACCTGGACAAGTGTAGACGTTTATGTTTGGGAAGTTATTAACGGAACAGCAAGTGAACTTTTAGGAAAATGGCCAGGAACAGCGGTTACAAAAGATGCTGCCGGATATTATACATATACTGTAACAAATTTTACTCAACCAACTATTAATGTAATATTCAACAATGCAAATAAAGGAGAGCAAACCGTTGATTTGTCGACAACAGATAATATTTGCTGGAATGTTGGAAGTGTTGCTGCAACCAGTCCGAATGTGAAATATAATGCAGATGTAGATGCAAGTTGTGTTACGGCGGTGGAAAAAATTCCTGCAGATAATTGGAAGATTTATCCAAATCCTACATCAGGAATCCTTCATCTTGATTTGCCTGAAACGGTAAATAAAGTAGTTATATCTTCTGTTTTAGGAGCTAAAATAAAAGAATTGGAAGTAATGTCAAAGCAAATTGATATATCTTCTTACCCTTCCGGGATGTATTTTATCACTATTTCTGATAATAACGGAGCGGTATCGACAAAACCTATTATGAAAAAATAG
- the nth gene encoding Endonuclease III, with protein MQIFFTSLYPDNYWDSSEEEKLKNRFMTKRERYNHIIAWFQENRPIAETELEYKDAFGLLVAVILSAQCTDKRVNMITPKLLEAFPTPEVMAETTSEVVFEYIKSCSYPNNKAKHLVGMAKTLVSEFGGVVPDTVENLQKLPGVGRKTANVIASVVFNLPAMAVDTHVFRVSERLGLTTNSKNPLQTEKELVKHIPAELLPKAHHWLILHGRYVCIARKPKCEECGLKVWCRYYEKNVKI; from the coding sequence TTGCAAATATTTTTCACTTCACTTTATCCCGATAACTATTGGGACTCTTCCGAAGAAGAGAAACTTAAAAATAGATTTATGACAAAAAGAGAAAGATATAATCACATTATTGCGTGGTTTCAGGAAAATCGTCCGATTGCCGAAACGGAATTGGAATACAAAGATGCCTTTGGACTTCTTGTGGCTGTAATACTTTCTGCACAGTGTACCGACAAGCGCGTAAATATGATTACTCCCAAACTGCTGGAAGCTTTTCCAACACCTGAAGTAATGGCAGAAACTACTTCCGAAGTGGTTTTTGAATATATAAAATCGTGTTCTTATCCCAATAACAAGGCAAAACACTTGGTAGGAATGGCAAAAACGCTGGTCAGTGAATTCGGTGGAGTTGTTCCCGATACTGTAGAAAATCTCCAAAAACTTCCCGGCGTAGGAAGAAAAACTGCCAATGTAATTGCTTCCGTTGTTTTTAATCTTCCTGCAATGGCGGTGGATACGCACGTGTTTCGTGTTTCGGAACGTTTGGGATTAACTACCAACTCTAAAAATCCGCTTCAAACCGAAAAAGAATTAGTGAAACACATTCCTGCCGAATTACTTCCCAAAGCGCATCATTGGCTTATTTTACACGGACGCTACGTTTGCATTGCGCGCAAACCGAAATGTGAAGAGTGCGGATTAAAAGTGTGGTGCAGGTATTATGAGAAAAATGTGAAAATTTAA
- a CDS encoding Cell division protein FtsK/SpoIIIE has protein sequence MAPKKPIKNQPSSNKGTKASPSRHKEESSFSQIVKFLKDERTHYILGLFIAVIVIFLLLSFVSYFFTGAADKSVFDNIGFRESIQIRSSVKNWTSVLGAFFSETLIDNWFGISAFAILFFLIAAALKLMKVKFISVWKAFFHSFFWLIWLSVFLGFITRLVPYIQPTFFSLGGKHGEFISEELNSFIGVPGTGLALLAALIIYFIFTWNGTIHFLNRVLFKKNKNTFFDEEEERQVAVGTEIVPEEWMTRNNSKTSQDLLDEEDEELEELVEKVSFEVTKAPKTEEEDVVEEYAEEENDDPNYNIGRLGKYDPTLDLSSYKPPTLDLLKVYGNEDETQVDMAEQNANKNRIISTLKNFGIEIDSIKATVGPTITLYEIVPKSGIRISKIRNLESDIMLSLAATGIRIIAPIPGKGTIGIEVPNQDPQVVSMHSVIASKKFQEAKFDLPVVFGKTITNEVFMVDLTKMPHLLVAGATGQGKSVGLNAIITSLLYKKHPSQLKFVLVDPKKVEFNIYAAIEKHFLAKLPDGEDAIITDTSKVVQTLNSLCIEMDDRYDLLKKAHVRNIKEYNEKFFNRQLNPEKGHRFLPYIVVIVDEFGDLIMTAGKEVEMPIARIAQLARAVGIHMIIATQRPSVNIITGVIKANFPARVAFRVSSMIDSRTILDAPGANQLVGRGDMLFSQGSDLIRVQCAFVDTPEVEDIALYIGQQRGYPTAFYLPEYVGPEGEGIDVASVDMTKRDPMFEEAARLMVASQVGSTSNIQRKFSIGYNRAGRIMDQLEVAGIVGPSEGSKARQVLVQTEYELEHILKHLG, from the coding sequence ATGGCTCCTAAAAAACCAATAAAAAATCAGCCGTCAAGCAACAAAGGCACAAAGGCATCTCCTTCACGTCATAAAGAAGAAAGTTCTTTTTCGCAAATCGTTAAATTTTTGAAAGATGAAAGAACCCATTATATTTTAGGGCTTTTTATTGCTGTGATTGTAATATTTCTGTTGCTTTCTTTTGTTTCTTATTTCTTTACGGGAGCAGCAGATAAAAGTGTATTCGATAATATTGGTTTTAGGGAATCAATACAAATACGCAGTTCTGTAAAGAATTGGACTTCGGTGTTAGGCGCTTTTTTCTCGGAAACATTGATAGATAACTGGTTTGGAATATCAGCGTTTGCTATTTTATTTTTCTTGATAGCCGCAGCTCTTAAATTAATGAAAGTAAAATTCATTTCGGTTTGGAAAGCTTTTTTCCATTCGTTTTTCTGGTTGATTTGGTTGTCTGTATTTCTTGGTTTTATTACTCGTCTTGTTCCTTATATACAACCCACGTTTTTTTCACTCGGGGGGAAACACGGTGAATTTATTTCCGAAGAACTCAACTCTTTTATAGGCGTTCCGGGAACAGGTTTAGCATTGCTCGCAGCATTAATTATTTATTTTATTTTTACGTGGAACGGAACCATTCATTTTTTAAATCGTGTATTATTCAAGAAGAATAAAAACACTTTTTTTGATGAGGAAGAAGAGCGTCAGGTGGCTGTTGGAACCGAAATTGTACCCGAAGAATGGATGACACGCAATAATTCAAAAACTTCACAAGATTTACTTGACGAAGAAGATGAAGAATTGGAAGAATTGGTTGAGAAAGTAAGTTTTGAAGTAACAAAAGCTCCTAAAACAGAGGAAGAAGACGTAGTGGAAGAATATGCGGAAGAAGAAAACGATGATCCAAATTATAACATTGGCAGGTTAGGAAAATATGATCCGACGCTTGATCTATCTTCATACAAACCGCCCACACTTGATTTGCTTAAGGTTTATGGCAATGAAGATGAAACACAAGTGGATATGGCGGAACAAAATGCTAATAAAAACCGTATTATAAGCACGTTAAAGAATTTCGGAATAGAAATTGACAGCATAAAAGCCACTGTTGGACCTACAATTACGCTCTATGAAATTGTTCCGAAATCAGGAATCAGAATTTCTAAAATACGAAATTTGGAATCGGATATTATGTTGAGTTTGGCTGCTACCGGAATTCGTATTATTGCGCCCATTCCGGGAAAAGGAACCATCGGTATTGAAGTCCCAAACCAAGACCCACAGGTGGTTTCAATGCACTCGGTGATTGCATCCAAAAAATTTCAAGAAGCAAAATTCGACTTGCCCGTTGTTTTTGGAAAAACCATTACAAACGAAGTTTTTATGGTAGATTTAACCAAAATGCCTCACTTGCTTGTGGCGGGTGCAACAGGACAAGGAAAATCCGTCGGTTTGAATGCCATTATAACTTCTTTATTGTACAAAAAACACCCGTCGCAGTTAAAATTTGTGTTGGTCGATCCTAAAAAAGTAGAATTTAATATTTACGCCGCTATCGAAAAACATTTTCTTGCCAAACTTCCCGACGGTGAAGACGCTATTATTACCGATACAAGCAAAGTGGTGCAAACGCTCAATTCGCTTTGTATAGAAATGGACGATAGATATGATTTATTGAAAAAAGCGCACGTGCGAAATATTAAAGAATACAACGAGAAATTCTTCAACCGTCAATTAAACCCGGAAAAAGGACATCGTTTCTTGCCTTACATTGTGGTAATTGTTGATGAGTTTGGCGATTTAATTATGACCGCCGGAAAAGAAGTGGAAATGCCAATTGCACGTATCGCACAATTGGCGCGGGCTGTGGGAATTCATATGATTATTGCTACACAGCGTCCTTCGGTAAATATCATCACCGGTGTAATTAAAGCCAACTTCCCTGCTCGCGTTGCATTTCGTGTTTCTTCTATGATTGACTCTCGTACTATTTTGGATGCTCCCGGTGCAAATCAATTGGTAGGGCGAGGCGATATGTTATTCTCGCAAGGAAGCGATTTAATTCGTGTGCAGTGCGCATTTGTTGATACTCCCGAAGTAGAAGATATTGCGCTTTACATCGGACAACAAAGAGGTTATCCTACTGCATTTTATCTTCCTGAATATGTTGGCCCGGAAGGAGAAGGAATTGATGTTGCTTCTGTGGATATGACTAAACGTGACCCGATGTTTGAAGAAGCTGCTCGTTTGATGGTTGCTTCTCAGGTGGGTTCAACATCCAATATCCAGCGTAAATTCTCCATTGGCTACAACCGCGCCGGACGCATTATGGATCAATTGGAAGTGGCAGGAATTGTGGGACCAAGCGAAGGAAGCAAAGCCCGCCAGGTGCTGGTGCAAACCGAATACGAATTGGAACATATTCTGAAACATTTGGGATAA
- a CDS encoding Outer membrane lipoprotein carrier protein LolA, translating to MKKVTFIASLLMAFTMFTANAQSDAKAVGIIEKILNLSKTNAVKTNFTLTVKSVSAENQTVKGDITMKGNKFVLNTNDMNVFFDGKTQWAYREDLNEVSITNPTEKELAETNPIAILAAYKAKSVMKIAKKTASMYVIQLTPKDAKSDVKKILVNVNKTNNYPLSLQLTDKKGTVSTLTLTQFKSNLKVADSEFVFNKNKYKDVEVNDLR from the coding sequence ATGAAAAAAGTTACTTTTATAGCAAGTTTGTTGATGGCGTTTACAATGTTTACCGCAAATGCACAAAGCGATGCCAAAGCTGTTGGTATAATTGAAAAAATATTGAATTTATCTAAAACCAACGCAGTTAAAACAAATTTTACATTGACGGTTAAATCCGTTTCAGCAGAAAATCAAACCGTGAAGGGCGATATTACGATGAAAGGGAATAAATTTGTGCTGAATACCAACGATATGAACGTATTTTTCGATGGAAAAACACAATGGGCTTACCGTGAAGATTTGAACGAAGTTTCAATAACCAATCCTACTGAAAAAGAATTGGCAGAAACTAATCCGATAGCGATTTTAGCGGCTTATAAAGCAAAATCGGTAATGAAAATAGCAAAAAAAACCGCTTCTATGTACGTCATACAACTCACTCCGAAAGATGCAAAATCGGATGTGAAAAAAATCCTTGTAAACGTAAACAAAACCAATAATTATCCGTTATCTTTGCAACTGACGGATAAAAAAGGAACGGTTTCAACGCTTACACTTACACAATTCAAATCAAACCTGAAAGTTGCGGATAGTGAATTTGTATTTAATAAAAACAAATACAAAGATGTGGAAGTGAATGATTTAAGATAA
- the trxB gene encoding thioredoxin reductase, FAD/NAD(P)-binding (Evidence 2a : Function from experimental evidences in other organisms; PubMedId : 10595539, 10947986, 14245401, 1575737, 2067578, 3288628, 7934832, 8114095, 8380150; Product type e : enzyme) encodes MNEKVRCLIIGSGPAGYTAAIYAARANLSPVLYEGLQPGGQLTTTTEVENFPGYPEGITGPELMEDLKKQAERFGTDVRFGMASATDLSSKPYKVTIDSEKVIETDALIIATGATAKYLGIPDETKYAGAGVSACATCDGFFYRNLNVAVVGGGDTAAEEATYLSNIAKKVYLIIRKDYMRASKIMQERVLANPKIEVLFEHETLGLTGDKVVQGADLVKRRGKPDEEKVHIDIDGFFLAIGHKPNSNIFKPWIETDEVGYIKTVPGTPKTNLEGVFACGDVADPHYRQAITAAGTGCQAAMETERYLSEKGL; translated from the coding sequence ATGAATGAAAAAGTAAGATGCCTTATAATAGGTTCAGGACCTGCGGGTTACACAGCTGCAATTTATGCTGCCCGCGCCAATCTTTCCCCTGTGTTGTATGAAGGTTTACAACCGGGCGGACAATTAACAACTACCACTGAAGTAGAAAACTTTCCCGGTTATCCCGAAGGAATTACCGGACCCGAATTAATGGAAGATTTGAAAAAACAAGCCGAACGTTTTGGTACAGATGTTCGTTTTGGGATGGCTTCGGCTACCGATTTATCTTCCAAACCATATAAAGTTACCATTGACAGCGAAAAAGTTATTGAAACCGATGCTTTAATTATTGCTACAGGCGCTACTGCAAAATATCTCGGAATTCCCGACGAAACAAAATATGCGGGCGCAGGAGTTTCTGCCTGTGCTACTTGCGACGGTTTTTTCTATCGTAATTTAAATGTAGCTGTGGTTGGAGGTGGAGATACCGCAGCCGAAGAGGCGACTTATCTCTCCAATATTGCAAAAAAAGTATATTTAATTATCCGAAAAGATTATATGCGCGCATCAAAAATTATGCAGGAACGCGTGCTGGCAAATCCAAAAATCGAAGTGCTTTTTGAGCACGAAACACTTGGTTTAACCGGCGATAAAGTTGTTCAGGGGGCGGATTTGGTAAAAAGACGCGGAAAACCCGATGAAGAAAAAGTGCATATTGATATTGACGGATTTTTTCTTGCTATCGGACACAAACCAAATTCCAATATTTTCAAACCTTGGATTGAAACAGACGAGGTTGGTTATATAAAAACCGTTCCGGGAACGCCAAAAACAAATCTCGAAGGTGTTTTTGCTTGCGGTGATGTTGCTGATCCTCATTATCGTCAGGCAATTACGGCAGCAGGAACAGGATGTCAGGCAGCTATGGAAACCGAAAGATATTTGAGCGAAAAAGGGTTGTAA
- a CDS encoding conserved hypothetical protein (Evidence 4 : Unknown function but conserved in other organisms) → MYIFLKDLQIHFYFIPLKHKNAMKLRIIYRIFWGLFFCINITLSAQNTSHNLSYLTNRFITFSKNFPQEKVYLHFDNTEYYLGETMWFKAYVVQANRNSLSELSKILYVELLNAEGNILDTRKLKIEDGQCNGEFDLQNYNYGGYYEVRAYTRYMLNFGSDNYFSRVFAVCDNPKTDGDYKSVITERPYSTRIPKIRKEYNQKEKLSVTFYPEGGNLVKRITSMVAFKATGSKGENATVSGEIYNENNELITEFSTAHNGMGAFSFMPDSGKYTAKVTYLNKNYTFSLPEIKPKGFAMSINNYIKDKVNICIQKSENQSSDTLGINIACRGFLYAFEKVVWNNDNTVYLTYPKNIFPSGVSQITLFNANGEVLSERMIFINHHSEMQMQVTQEKPTYQPFENINLSFSLTDKNNQPISTSFSVAVRDASLSPNNFYVNNILSDLLLSSDLRGYIEEPNYYFESDDKKHLQALDLLMLTQGWSRYIWKEMTNETPRTMSQPMEKGLYVEGTVKSLFRNKPKPNVSVLMFLTNDTTSQHGNTLTDEDGKFNFSITDFYGRQNLTIQTKENNKRKENNIVLDRMFSLPLKIYDYCEEKIPTNNITIGDTLTDSISEKSIQSDIVNEDSLIKERSLSEKIQLLNEVTIKGNKKWKREGEGLRDASIVYNVEKYADNLIDSDKNLSNNILEFIQQQNPYFSYDIIDNNHYLQGRYKNKNVIFCLDNNSLFAGISSINNKPMCTYDELSTLIIDQIETISINEQEGTSFLYSNSKIDSLTGSEVVVFIYTNQEFKSRNNVTGIRNTHFQGYSPVKEFFNIPPNTSTPNEYDHRRTLYWNPNAKTDANGNAVITFSNNSSCKTININAETVTKNGIIGTLNK, encoded by the coding sequence GTGTATATATTTCTCAAAGACTTACAAATTCATTTTTATTTTATACCTTTGAAACATAAAAACGCCATGAAACTCAGAATTATATACCGCATTTTTTGGGGATTATTTTTTTGTATAAATATTACTTTATCCGCTCAAAACACTTCTCATAATTTATCGTATTTAACTAATCGTTTTATAACATTTTCAAAAAACTTCCCTCAGGAAAAAGTTTACCTTCATTTTGATAATACAGAATATTATCTGGGCGAAACTATGTGGTTTAAAGCATACGTTGTACAAGCTAACAGAAACTCTCTCAGCGAATTGAGTAAAATACTTTATGTAGAGCTTCTAAATGCCGAAGGCAATATACTTGATACAAGAAAACTAAAAATTGAAGACGGACAATGTAACGGGGAATTTGATTTACAAAACTACAACTACGGAGGTTATTATGAGGTAAGAGCTTATACTCGTTATATGCTTAATTTCGGAAGCGACAATTATTTTTCACGCGTTTTTGCCGTATGCGACAATCCCAAAACCGATGGAGATTATAAATCTGTTATCACAGAAAGACCATATTCTACTCGTATTCCAAAAATAAGAAAAGAATATAACCAAAAAGAAAAACTCTCCGTTACATTCTATCCTGAAGGAGGAAATTTAGTAAAAAGAATCACTTCGATGGTGGCGTTCAAAGCCACCGGAAGTAAAGGAGAAAACGCAACTGTTTCAGGAGAAATTTATAATGAAAACAACGAGTTAATAACCGAATTTTCTACTGCACATAATGGAATGGGAGCATTTTCATTTATGCCTGATTCAGGTAAATATACGGCAAAAGTTACTTATCTAAATAAAAATTATACTTTTTCACTTCCCGAGATTAAGCCCAAAGGATTTGCAATGAGTATAAATAATTATATAAAAGACAAAGTAAATATTTGCATACAAAAAAGTGAAAATCAGTCGTCAGACACATTAGGAATAAATATTGCTTGCAGAGGTTTTTTGTATGCTTTTGAAAAAGTGGTTTGGAATAATGATAATACCGTTTATTTGACATATCCTAAAAACATATTTCCTTCGGGAGTTTCACAAATTACTCTTTTTAATGCTAATGGAGAAGTTTTAAGCGAACGAATGATATTTATTAACCACCACAGCGAAATGCAGATGCAAGTTACTCAAGAGAAACCAACTTATCAGCCGTTTGAAAATATAAATCTGTCATTTAGTTTAACCGATAAAAACAATCAACCGATTTCCACCAGCTTTTCTGTGGCTGTAAGAGACGCTTCTTTAAGTCCAAATAATTTTTATGTAAACAATATTCTCTCTGATTTGCTGTTATCGTCAGATTTAAGAGGATACATTGAAGAACCTAATTACTATTTTGAGAGCGATGATAAAAAACATCTACAAGCGCTTGATTTATTAATGCTCACGCAAGGTTGGAGCCGATATATTTGGAAAGAAATGACCAATGAAACTCCTCGAACAATGAGTCAACCAATGGAAAAAGGATTATATGTTGAGGGAACCGTAAAGTCCCTCTTTCGTAACAAACCCAAACCAAACGTCAGCGTACTTATGTTTCTCACAAACGATACTACTTCACAACACGGAAACACACTTACCGATGAAGATGGGAAATTTAATTTTTCTATTACAGATTTTTACGGAAGGCAAAATCTAACCATTCAAACCAAAGAGAACAATAAACGTAAAGAGAATAATATTGTTTTGGATAGAATGTTCAGCCTGCCCTTAAAAATATATGATTACTGTGAAGAAAAAATTCCTACAAATAACATTACAATCGGCGACACATTAACAGACAGTATCTCTGAAAAGTCAATTCAATCGGATATTGTAAATGAAGATAGTTTGATAAAAGAAAGATCCTTAAGCGAAAAAATCCAACTTTTGAACGAAGTTACCATAAAAGGAAATAAAAAATGGAAAAGAGAAGGAGAAGGACTGAGAGATGCTTCCATAGTATATAATGTGGAGAAATATGCCGATAATTTGATTGACAGTGATAAAAACCTGTCGAATAACATACTTGAATTTATTCAACAACAAAATCCTTACTTTAGCTACGATATTATAGATAACAATCATTATCTTCAAGGAAGATATAAAAATAAAAATGTCATTTTTTGCTTGGATAATAACAGTCTTTTTGCCGGGATAAGTTCTATAAATAATAAACCAATGTGTACGTACGACGAATTATCAACTTTAATAATAGATCAAATAGAAACCATTTCCATAAACGAGCAGGAAGGCACATCTTTTTTGTACAGTAATTCAAAAATAGACTCATTAACTGGGAGTGAAGTAGTAGTTTTTATTTATACAAATCAAGAATTTAAATCTCGCAATAATGTTACAGGCATCAGAAATACTCATTTTCAAGGATATTCTCCGGTAAAAGAATTTTTCAACATTCCTCCAAACACATCAACTCCAAATGAATATGATCATCGGCGTACATTATATTGGAATCCAAATGCGAAAACAGACGCAAACGGAAACGCCGTAATTACTTTCAGCAACAACAGTTCTTGTAAAACAATAAACATAAATGCTGAAACTGTTACAAAAAATGGAATAATCGGAACATTGAATAAATAA